One region of Salvia miltiorrhiza cultivar Shanhuang (shh) chromosome 3, IMPLAD_Smil_shh, whole genome shotgun sequence genomic DNA includes:
- the LOC131014800 gene encoding uncharacterized protein LOC131014800, giving the protein MVAATNESGTGSFAAQVITGRWFMVFATTLIMAAAGATYMFGLYSPEIKKSLGYDQTTLNLLSFFKDFGSNVGVLAGLINEVTPPWVVLSIGSVLNLFGYVMIWLAVTRRIARPQVWHMCLYICIGANSQSFANTGALVTAVKNFPESRGAVLGLLKGFVGLSGAIITQIYNAVYHNDPRALILLIGWLPAAISFVFLRTIRIIKIVRIPHELKVFYKFLYVSLGLAGFLMILIILQKQLNFTRTEFIIGAATVICLIFLPMVIVIKEELYITQKKKLDSISNPPHQQVQIVAEKPPPPPLPAAAPPQNEEMSCWNPKSMFHPPPRGDDYTILQALFSLDMLILFFATICGVGGTLTAIDNLGQIGASLNYPKKSISTFVSLVSIWNYLGRVVSGFGSEHFLKKYKIPRPLILTLTLAISCIGHLLIAFDVPNGMYVASVIIGFCFGAQWPLLFAIISELFGLKYYSTLYNFGSVASPIGLYLLNVKLTGHLYDKEALKQLRAKNLTRVEGEELDCNGAVCFKLAFLVIAAATAFGAVVSLLLVVRTRRFYKSDIYKKFREEAEAAAAAEGEMAVIPAAGNGNGHAQSSVISK; this is encoded by the coding sequence ATGGTGGCCGCAACCAACGAGTCGGGCACCGGCTCCTTCGCGGCCCAAGTGATCACGGGGCGATGGTTCATGGTATTCGCCACCACCCTGATCATGGCCGCGGCCGGGGCCACCTACATGTTCGGTCTGTATTCTCCAGAGATCAAAAAATCTCTGGGGTACGACCAGACCACCCTCAACCTCCTCTCCTTCTTCAAGGACTTCGGCTCCAATGTCGGGGTCCTGGCGGGGCTCATCAACGAGGTGACCCCGCCGTGGGTGGTCCTATCCATCGGCTCCGTCCTCAACCTCTTCGGCTACGTCATGATATGGCTAGCCGTCACCCGACGCATCGCCCGCCCCCAGGTCTGGCACATGTGCCTCTACATCTGCATCGGCGCCAACTCGCAGTCCTTCGCCAACACCGGCGCCCTCGTCACCGCCGTGAAGAACTTCCCCGAGTCCCGGGGGGCCGTCCTCGGCCTCCTCAAGGGGTTTGTCGGGCTGAGCGGCGCCATCATCACGCAGATCTACAACGCCGTGTACCACAACGACCCTCGCGCCCTCATCCTCCTCATCGGGTGGCTCCCCGCCGCCATCTCCTTCGTCTTCCTCCGCACCATCCGCATCATCAAGATCGTCCGCATCCCTCACGAGCTCAAGGTCTTCTACAAGTTCCTCTACGTCTCCCTCGGCCTCGCCGGATTCCTCATGATCCTCATCATCCTCCAGAAGCAGCTCAACTTCACGCGCACCGAATTCATCATCGGCGCCGCCACCGTCATCTGCTTGATCTTCCTCCCAATGGTCATCGTCATCAAGGAAGAACTCTACATCACCCAGAAGAAAAAGCTAGATTCAATATCCAACCCTCCTCATCAACAAGTCCAAATCGTCGCGGAgaaaccgccgccgccgccgctgccggcggcggcgccgccgcaaAATGAAGAAATGTCATGCTGGAACCCTAAAAGCATGTTTCATCCACCGCCTCGAGGCGATGACTACACAATCCTTCAAGCTCTCTTCAGCTTGGACATGCTTATCCTATTTTTCGCGACGATCTGCGGCGTTGGCGGAACCCTAACCGCCATTGACAACCTGGGGCAAATTGGGGCTTCGCTAAATTATCCGAAAAAGAGTATTAGCACATTCGTATCGCTTGTAAGTATATGGAATTATCTTGGTAGAGTAGTTTCGGGGTTCGGATCGGAGCATTTCCTGAAAAAGTATAAAATCCCGCGGCCGTTGATTCTCACTCTAACCCTAGCGATTTCATGCATCGGGCATTTGCTGATCGCCTTCGACGTTCCAAACGGGATGTACGTGGCGTCGGTGATTATCGGATTCTGCTTCGGGGCGCAGTGGCCGCTGCTGTTCGCGATCATATCGGAGCTGTTCGGGCTCAAATACTACTCCACGCTTTACAATTTCGGGTCGGTGGCGAGCCCGATCGGGCTGTATTTGCTGAACGTGAAGCTGACGGGGCACTTGTATGATAAGGAGGCGCTGAAGCAGCTGCGGGCCAAGAACCTGACTCGGGTTGAGGGGGAGGAGTTGGATTGTAATGGGGCGGTGTGCTTTAAGTTGGCGTTTTTGGTCATTGCGGCGGCGACGGCGTTCGGCGCGGTGGTTTCGCTGCTTTTGGTGGTGAGGACGAGGAGGTTTTATAAGAGTGATATTTATAAGAAGTTCCGggaggaggcggaggcggcggccgccgccgagGGGGAGATGGCGGTGATCCCCGCCGCCGGGAATGGGAACGGCCACGCGCAGAGTAGCGTTATTTCCAAGTag